One Gigantopelta aegis isolate Gae_Host chromosome 1, Gae_host_genome, whole genome shotgun sequence genomic region harbors:
- the LOC121374224 gene encoding lengsin-like, whose translation MDKLEKTRQELSKYQYVQFAFCDINGTSRGKILPVRNVDNFEKGLAIHAGSLMFSHKGEFVIPKEVSATTCGNMAFVPDLDTLHPIPWAGNGKFKVAEFYCETAWMPSRKYQEACPRYIAKRQSQRLQDMGYESFSGFEMEFMLKNRQTKAPLFDGLDYCMNRTFKRIEPFLFELDSQLLESGVEIEELHVEYAPGMVECIMKPQWGIKCPDSTFGFIQGLLEMAEQHDLLPTFFLKSNMTENNIGTHFNLSVWNKDTKVNVFHDATQADCLSDTARYWIGGLMKHAGALTALCSPAVNCYRRLFQPWAPGKCFWDIDNRNASFRVKNDNMKNTYIENRIPSGKCNPYLVYAATLAAGIDGIVNKIKCPPPNDPTAPDIPSSLAAALDALKEDDVMVSALSQQFIDWFIQLKTEKEIKPLQEAPNDEKRFQMEIEMYA comes from the exons ATGGACAAATTGGAGAAGACTCGACAAGAACTGTCAAAGTACCAGTATGTACAGTTTGCGTTTTGCGACATCAATGGCACTTCTCGTGGGAAGATTCTTCCGGTTCGCAACGTTGACAATTTTGAGAAGGGCTTGGCCATACATGCTG GTTCATTGATGTTTAGCCACAAAGGTGAGTTCGTCATTCCAAAAGAGGTATCAGCCACGACCTGTGGAAACATGGCTTTTGTTCCTGATTTGGACACACTACATCCAATTCCTTGGGCTGGCAATGGCAAGTTCAAGGTCGCAGAATTCTACTGTGAAACGGCATGGATGCCAAGTCGCAAATACCAGGAGGCCTGTCCCAGATACATCGCCAAACGACAGTCCCAGAGGCTGCAAGACATGGGATACGAATCATTTTCTGGATTCGAAATGGAGTTCATGTTAAAGAATCGACAGACGAAAGCGCCATTATTTGATGGGCTTGATTACTGCATGAACAGAACCTTTAAACGAATAGAACCATTTCTATTCGAACTCGATTCGCAGCTGCTCGAATCTGGCGTAGAAATTGAAGAATTACATGTCGAGTATGCTCCAGGTATGGTAGAATGTATCATGAAGCCGCAGTGGGGAATCAAATGTCCAGACTCGACTTTTGGCTTTATCCAAGGTCTTTTAGAAATGGCCGAACAGCATGACTTGTTGCcaacgttttttttaaaatcaaatatgaCAGAGAATAACATAGGTACGCACTTTAATCTCTCCGTGTGGAATAAAGACACGAAAGTCAACGTCTTCCATGATGCAACACAAGCAGACTGTTTGTCAGACACCGCGCGCTATTGGATTGGCGGATTGATGAAGCACGCTGGGGCACTGACAGCTCTCTGTTCTCCAGCAGTCAACTGCTACCGCCGCTTATTTCAACCGTGGGCACCAGGCAAGTGTTTCTGGGACATAGACAATCGTAATGCATCATTTCGTGTGAAAAATGACAACATGAAGAACACCTATATTGAAAACCGAATTCCCAGTGGGAAATGCAACCCATACCTGGTATATGCAGCAACGCTTGCAGCTGGTATTGATGGTATTGTCAACAAGATAAAATGTCCTCCTCCTAACGACCCCACTGCTCCGGACATCCCATCATCCCTAGCGGCTGCCTTGGATGCCCTGAAAGAAGATGATGTCATGGTGTCTGCGTTGAGTCAGCAGTTCATTGATTGGTTCATTCAACTCAAAACGGAAAAGGAAATAAAACCTTTACAAGAAGCCCCTAACGACGAAAAGAGGTTCCAGATGGAAATAGAAATGTATGCATAA
- the LOC121374298 gene encoding uncharacterized protein LOC121374298 → MKDIYFNQINQKPGEAFESYFAALKYLAKISNFGVLHESLIRDCIVLGVQDNTTRKRLLQERKRTLKTSSDICTSDEATCTQMGAIAAPPEEINKLKTYRRNPAAFKQRHVLQKKLCPAWGKSCLKCRQMEHFAVKCRQTKVHHIDERYISDDSDSEVIQTTGDGHKTVFVKMKVTGKPIKFQIDCGSTVNILPRKFVRNIKIKQTELTLRMWNKSNLTTLGTCRQIIRNPANRERVTLFSLLLWDKICNQFLARELQNK, encoded by the coding sequence atgaaagatatatattttaaccagATAAACCAGAAACCAGGAGAAGCATTTGAATCATACTTTGCCGCTCTGAAATATCTTGCAAAAATTAGCAATTTTGGTGTATTGCATGAAAGTCTGATCAGAGATTGCATTGTACTGGGTGTTCAAGACAATACCACTCGAAAGCGTTTACTACAAGAACGTAAGCGGACTCTGAAAACCAGCTCTGATATTTGTACAAGTGACGAAGCCACTTGCACACAGATGGGTGCAATAGCAGCACCACCTGAAGAGATAAACAAGTTGAAAACTTATCGAAGAAACCCTGCTGCATTCAAGCAGAGACATGTCCTACAAAAGAAACTGTGTCCTGCTTGGGGAAAATCTTGCTTAAAGTGCAGACAGATGGAGCATTTTGCTGTTAAGTGTCGGCAAACTAAAGTACACCACATTGATGAACGGTACATCTCTGATGATTCTGATAGTGAGGTGATACAGACAACTGGTGATGGACACAAAACTGTCTTCGTGAAGATGAAAGTCACTGGAAAACCTATTAAGTTCCAAATTGATTGTGGATCCACTGTTAATATTTTGCCAAGGAAGTTTGTTCGAAACATCAAGATAAAACAGACCGAACTGACTCTAAGAATGTGGAACAAATCAAATCTAACCACTCTTGGTACCTGCAGACAAATTATACGAAACCCAGCAAATAGAGAGAGAGTTACTCTGTTCAGTTTGTTGTTGTGGGACAAAATCTGCAACCAATTCTTGGCAAGAGAGCTTCAGAACAAATGA